In Nonomuraea sp. NBC_00507, the following are encoded in one genomic region:
- a CDS encoding 30S ribosomal protein bS22: MGSVIKKRRKRMAKKKHRKLLKKTRIQRRNKK, from the coding sequence GTGGGCTCTGTTATCAAGAAGCGCCGCAAGCGGATGGCCAAGAAGAAGCACCGCAAGCTGCTCAAGAAGACGCGCATCCAGCGGCGTAACAAGAAGTAA
- a CDS encoding helix-turn-helix domain-containing protein translates to MGAGERPLSEVKFLTVAEVATVMRVSKMTVYRLVHSGELPAIRVGRSFRVPEQAVHDYLREAYIEAG, encoded by the coding sequence ATGGGTGCAGGCGAAAGACCTCTCAGCGAGGTGAAGTTCCTGACCGTCGCAGAAGTGGCGACGGTCATGAGGGTGTCCAAGATGACGGTGTACCGGCTCGTACACTCCGGCGAGCTCCCGGCCATCAGGGTAGGCCGGTCGTTCAGAGTGCCCGAGCAGGCGGTCCACGACTATCTGCGGGAGGCCTACATCGAGGCAGGTTGA
- a CDS encoding phosphatase — translation MLSRDQLREHLVHSRIAGDVATSRENNLDHYSSLANGDDYYKLGLTFDQPWSYRDILALMAKSAGVVADAGHRWGQDTIDPDLTIDAVDAMAERIAAVLSRPSPRVLFATGHPTGLLAIHLPLAALLAGHGAELLTPGEGWAYAGSAFGRPRHIRYLQDIAMLDDRGGFVHSHDAAPMRHMLGELDGELPDLVIADHGWAGAAGEAGVPTVAFADSNDPGLFVGEAEGKIDVVVPLDDNVLPRYYAPLTDRLVTQVSRAL, via the coding sequence GTGCTGAGCCGCGACCAACTCCGCGAGCACCTCGTCCACAGCCGCATTGCCGGCGACGTCGCGACCTCCCGCGAGAACAACCTCGACCACTACAGCTCGCTGGCCAACGGCGATGATTACTACAAGCTGGGGCTGACGTTCGACCAGCCGTGGTCCTACCGCGACATCCTGGCGCTCATGGCCAAGTCCGCCGGCGTGGTCGCCGACGCCGGGCACCGCTGGGGCCAGGACACCATCGATCCCGACCTGACGATCGACGCCGTCGACGCCATGGCCGAGCGGATCGCCGCGGTGTTGTCGCGGCCGAGCCCGCGCGTGTTGTTCGCCACCGGGCATCCGACCGGGCTGCTCGCCATCCACCTGCCGCTGGCCGCGCTGCTGGCCGGGCACGGCGCCGAGTTGCTGACGCCGGGCGAGGGATGGGCGTATGCCGGGTCGGCCTTCGGCCGCCCGCGCCACATCCGCTACCTGCAGGACATCGCGATGCTCGACGACAGAGGCGGCTTCGTGCACAGCCACGACGCCGCGCCCATGCGGCACATGCTCGGCGAGCTCGACGGAGAGCTGCCCGACCTGGTGATCGCCGATCATGGATGGGCAGGCGCGGCCGGAGAGGCCGGCGTGCCGACGGTCGCGTTCGCCGACAGCAACGACCCCGGCCTGTTCGTCGGGGAGGCGGAAGGCAAGATCGACGTGGTCGTGCCACTCGATGACAATGTGCTGCCCCGCTATTACGCTCCGCTGACCGACAGACTGGTCACTCAGGTCTCACGAGCCCTTTGA
- a CDS encoding acetoin utilization protein AcuC: MSRSARVIWDDALISYNFGPSHPLAPVRVELTMALARELGVLDKVEMAGCGPASDDELSMIHKRDYIEAVKRVSASGRPDLGCGLGTPDNPAFTGVHEASALIAGATLAAARAVWEGTAEHAVNIAGGLHHAMPAVASGFCVYNDPALAIAWLLAQGVGKIAYVDVDVHHGDGVQAMFYDDPRVLTISLHESPRTLFPGTGFPEETGADGTAVNVALPAGCGDAGWLRAFHAVVPPLLHEFRPEILVTQHGCDSHALDPLANLMLSVDGQRAAYAALHRLAHETAGGRWIATGGGGYELVQVVPRAWTHLIAELAGHPVDPATPTGQEWRRFVRERTGETPPLTMTDGRSPEFHDLSGGYDPADPIDRAVMATRNAVFPLHGLDPLP, encoded by the coding sequence ATGAGCCGGTCGGCACGGGTGATCTGGGACGACGCTCTCATCTCCTACAATTTCGGCCCCAGTCATCCGCTGGCCCCCGTGCGGGTGGAGCTCACCATGGCGCTCGCCCGCGAGCTCGGCGTCCTGGACAAGGTCGAGATGGCCGGCTGCGGCCCGGCAAGCGACGACGAGCTGTCCATGATCCACAAGCGCGACTACATCGAGGCCGTCAAGCGGGTATCGGCCTCAGGCCGGCCCGATCTCGGCTGCGGGCTGGGCACGCCCGACAATCCGGCCTTCACGGGCGTGCACGAGGCCTCGGCGTTGATCGCGGGCGCCACGCTGGCGGCCGCCCGCGCGGTCTGGGAGGGCACGGCGGAGCACGCGGTCAACATCGCCGGCGGGCTGCACCACGCCATGCCGGCCGTGGCCAGCGGCTTCTGCGTCTACAACGATCCCGCGCTGGCCATCGCCTGGCTGCTGGCCCAGGGCGTAGGCAAGATCGCGTACGTGGACGTGGACGTGCACCACGGCGACGGCGTGCAGGCGATGTTCTATGACGATCCGCGGGTCCTGACGATCAGCCTGCACGAGAGCCCGCGCACGTTGTTCCCGGGCACCGGGTTCCCCGAGGAGACCGGCGCCGACGGCACGGCTGTCAACGTGGCGCTGCCCGCGGGCTGCGGCGACGCCGGCTGGCTGCGGGCCTTCCACGCGGTGGTGCCGCCGCTGCTGCACGAGTTCAGGCCCGAGATCCTGGTGACCCAGCACGGCTGCGACAGCCATGCGCTCGACCCGCTCGCCAACCTGATGCTGAGCGTGGACGGCCAGCGCGCGGCTTACGCCGCCCTGCACCGCCTGGCGCACGAGACGGCCGGCGGGCGGTGGATCGCCACGGGCGGCGGCGGATACGAGCTGGTCCAGGTCGTGCCGCGGGCGTGGACCCACCTCATCGCCGAGCTGGCCGGACACCCTGTGGATCCCGCCACGCCGACCGGCCAGGAGTGGCGCAGGTTCGTCAGGGAGCGCACGGGTGAGACGCCGCCGCTCACCATGACCGACGGCCGGAGCCCGGAATTTCACGACCTATCCGGTGGTTATGACCCAGCGGACCCCATTGACCGTGCGGTCATGGCGACCCGGAACGCGGTGTTCCCCCTGCACGGCCTCGACCCCCTGCCCTAG
- a CDS encoding sensor histidine kinase: MKIVSWFRRPRVFDTTLVIVLSLPTVAAAIAMVVQGMAVQGEVQSPPLIVALYQLSVLPLLVRRRRPLVTAALVTVLDCVGIVAQSVLFVTAPSAIAFYSVGRYTTGRPTAIVSVAGFAAYATTMELFWRAQGGWLAALIGVGVPVGVGQLVRLRAELNERSRREATEAAVRAERRRIARELHDVVAHHITVINALVGGARATLPPEQEVTRNALESAEQTARQAMSEMRRLLDVLRADGGDGPGAATGVGAARLPVLIKEAKSAGLPASLTVTGEPVELPATVDHAVYRIVQEALTNTRKHAVSARASVRLAYEPGAVEVEVVDDGLARQDGAPGFGLGGMAERVALCGGQLSTGPRPEGGFRVHARIPLEGA, encoded by the coding sequence ATGAAGATCGTTAGCTGGTTCCGCCGCCCCCGGGTCTTCGACACGACGCTCGTGATCGTGCTCTCCCTCCCGACGGTCGCGGCCGCCATCGCCATGGTCGTCCAGGGGATGGCCGTCCAGGGGGAGGTCCAGTCGCCGCCCCTGATCGTGGCGCTCTACCAGTTGAGCGTCCTGCCCCTGCTCGTGCGGCGCCGGCGGCCCCTCGTGACCGCCGCTCTGGTGACCGTGCTCGACTGCGTGGGCATCGTGGCGCAGTCCGTCCTGTTCGTCACGGCACCCTCGGCCATCGCGTTCTACAGCGTGGGCCGCTACACCACCGGCCGGCCGACCGCGATCGTCTCGGTGGCCGGTTTCGCCGCCTACGCGACGACCATGGAGCTGTTCTGGCGGGCGCAGGGCGGCTGGCTGGCGGCGCTGATCGGGGTGGGCGTTCCGGTCGGTGTCGGGCAGTTGGTCCGGCTCAGGGCCGAGCTGAACGAGCGCAGCAGGCGGGAGGCCACCGAAGCCGCCGTACGCGCGGAGCGGCGGCGCATCGCCAGGGAGCTGCACGACGTGGTCGCCCACCACATCACGGTGATCAACGCCCTGGTCGGCGGCGCGCGGGCCACGCTCCCGCCCGAGCAGGAGGTCACCAGGAACGCGCTGGAGAGCGCGGAGCAGACCGCCCGCCAGGCGATGTCGGAGATGCGCCGCCTGCTGGACGTGCTCAGGGCCGACGGCGGGGACGGCCCCGGCGCCGCGACGGGCGTGGGCGCGGCGCGGCTGCCCGTGCTGATCAAGGAGGCGAAGTCGGCGGGCCTGCCGGCCAGCCTGACCGTGACGGGCGAGCCCGTCGAGCTGCCCGCGACCGTGGACCACGCCGTCTACCGCATCGTGCAGGAGGCGCTGACCAACACCCGCAAGCACGCGGTCAGCGCCAGGGCCAGCGTGCGCCTGGCGTACGAGCCGGGCGCGGTGGAGGTCGAGGTGGTCGACGACGGCCTGGCGAGGCAGGACGGCGCGCCGGGGTTCGGACTCGGCGGCATGGCCGAGCGAGTGGCATTATGCGGCGGCCAGCTGTCCACGGGCCCGCGCCCAGAAGGCGGTTTCCGGGTGCACGCCCGCATCCCACTGGAGGGAGCATGA
- a CDS encoding response regulator transcription factor — MIRILLVDDHELVRKGFRLMLDAQSDLSVVGEAADGAEAVDLSRRLTPDVVLMDLHMPNLDGVRATELITAELPEVRVLALSTFDLDENVVAALRAGADGFLPKDVSPEELIEGVRVVHRGESAVAPRLLTRLIGTFVRASRPRAVPSRLAGLTDREREILVLIARGRSNQEIAADLSVSPSTVKNHVTSLFAKIGVRDRAQAVIVAYEAALIHPGE, encoded by the coding sequence ATGATCAGGATCCTGCTGGTCGACGACCACGAGCTGGTGCGCAAGGGGTTCAGGCTCATGCTCGACGCCCAGTCCGACCTGAGCGTGGTCGGCGAGGCCGCCGACGGCGCGGAGGCGGTGGACCTGAGCAGGCGGCTCACCCCCGATGTCGTGCTGATGGACCTGCACATGCCGAATCTGGACGGCGTGCGCGCGACCGAGCTGATCACCGCGGAGCTGCCCGAGGTGCGGGTGCTCGCGCTGAGCACGTTCGACCTGGACGAGAACGTGGTCGCGGCGCTCCGGGCGGGCGCCGACGGGTTCCTGCCCAAGGACGTCTCCCCCGAAGAGCTGATCGAGGGCGTGCGCGTGGTGCACCGCGGCGAGTCGGCCGTCGCGCCGCGCCTGCTGACCCGGCTGATCGGCACCTTCGTCCGCGCCTCCCGGCCGCGGGCGGTGCCCTCCCGGCTGGCCGGGCTGACCGACAGGGAGCGGGAGATCCTCGTCCTGATCGCCCGCGGCCGGTCGAACCAGGAGATCGCCGCCGACCTGTCCGTCTCTCCCTCGACCGTCAAGAACCACGTGACGAGCCTGTTCGCCAAGATCGGTGTCAGGGACCGGGCGCAGGCCGTGATCGTCGCCTACGAGGCGGCGTTGATCCACCCTGGAGAGTAG
- a CDS encoding ABC transporter ATP-binding protein, whose translation MTAIRATNLRKRYGGTVAVADLSFDVEPGQVTGFLGPNGAGKSTTMRMILGLDRPSGGSVLVDGRPYHELRHPLHQVGALLDAKAVHGGRSARNHLLAIAQSNGIPASRVSEVLETVGLAEVAKRRVGGFSLGMSQRLGIAAALLGDPEILLFDEPVNGLDPDGILWIRTFMRKLAAEGRTVFVSSHLMSEMAQTADHLIVIGKGALIADTSVEEFIGRSSQGYVRVRSPRLAEVAELIKVGELHPDHLRVTAMTTLEIGTLTTRAGIPLEELTYVQPSLEAAYMELTKDSLEFTS comes from the coding sequence ATGACCGCGATTCGAGCAACGAACCTGAGAAAGCGCTACGGCGGCACCGTCGCGGTGGCGGACCTGTCGTTCGACGTCGAGCCCGGTCAGGTGACCGGCTTCCTCGGGCCCAACGGGGCAGGCAAGTCCACGACCATGCGGATGATCCTGGGCCTCGACCGGCCTTCCGGCGGCTCCGTGCTCGTGGACGGGCGGCCCTACCACGAGCTGCGGCACCCGTTACACCAGGTGGGGGCCCTGCTGGACGCCAAGGCGGTGCACGGCGGGCGCAGCGCCCGCAACCACCTGCTGGCCATCGCGCAGAGCAACGGCATCCCGGCGAGCCGGGTGAGCGAGGTGCTGGAGACGGTGGGACTGGCGGAGGTGGCCAAGCGGCGGGTCGGCGGGTTCTCGCTGGGCATGTCACAGCGGCTGGGCATCGCCGCGGCGCTGCTCGGCGACCCGGAGATCCTGCTCTTCGACGAGCCCGTCAACGGGCTCGACCCGGACGGCATCCTGTGGATCCGCACGTTCATGCGCAAGCTGGCGGCGGAGGGGCGGACGGTGTTCGTCTCCAGCCACCTCATGAGCGAGATGGCGCAGACCGCCGACCACCTGATCGTGATCGGCAAGGGCGCGCTCATCGCCGACACGAGCGTGGAGGAGTTCATCGGGCGAAGCTCGCAGGGCTACGTACGGGTGCGCTCGCCCCGACTCGCCGAGGTGGCCGAGCTGATCAAGGTGGGTGAGCTGCATCCCGACCACCTGCGGGTGACCGCGATGACCACGCTCGAGATCGGCACGCTCACGACCCGGGCCGGCATCCCGCTGGAGGAGCTGACTTATGTGCAGCCCTCACTCGAAGCGGCCTACATGGAGCTCACCAAGGACAGCCTGGAGTTCACGTCATGA
- a CDS encoding ABC transporter permease translates to MIDILRSEWTKIRSVRSTVWTLAVTVVLMAGLSALVTAASKNNPDGPASGDDAIMMSLMGVMFAQLAMATLGALVISSEYRTGGIRTSLMAVPRRMSLLAGKIVIFAATSLVVSALASASAIGIGLAIIQPPAVELGEVARAVLGATLYLTACGVFGLGLGTLIRHTPGALVSAIALILVLPTLATQLPGQWGKTVAEYFTTNAGMLIVSNQGNGALGPWSGFGVYLVWIVVAMIAGAVLMQRRDA, encoded by the coding sequence ATGATCGACATTCTCAGGTCCGAATGGACCAAGATCCGCTCCGTGCGCTCGACGGTGTGGACGCTGGCCGTCACGGTCGTGCTGATGGCGGGCCTGTCCGCGCTCGTCACCGCCGCCTCCAAGAACAACCCGGACGGGCCGGCCTCCGGCGATGACGCGATCATGATGAGCCTGATGGGCGTCATGTTCGCGCAGCTGGCCATGGCCACGCTGGGCGCGCTGGTGATCTCCAGCGAATACCGCACGGGCGGCATCCGCACGTCGCTGATGGCCGTGCCCCGGCGCATGAGCCTGCTGGCCGGCAAGATCGTGATCTTCGCCGCGACGTCGCTGGTCGTTTCCGCGCTCGCGTCGGCCTCGGCCATCGGCATCGGTCTGGCCATCATCCAGCCGCCCGCGGTGGAGCTGGGCGAGGTGGCGCGGGCCGTGCTCGGGGCCACCCTCTACCTCACCGCGTGCGGGGTGTTCGGACTCGGCCTCGGCACGCTCATCAGGCACACGCCGGGTGCGCTCGTGTCGGCCATCGCGCTGATACTGGTGCTGCCCACGCTGGCGACCCAGCTACCGGGGCAGTGGGGCAAGACCGTGGCCGAATACTTCACCACCAACGCCGGCATGCTGATCGTCAGCAACCAGGGCAACGGCGCGCTGGGCCCGTGGAGCGGGTTCGGCGTCTACCTGGTGTGGATCGTGGTCGCCATGATCGCGGGTGCGGTGCTGATGCAGCGCCGCGACGCCTGA
- a CDS encoding ABC transporter permease, whose protein sequence is MRTGEALAMALEALRVNRLRSVLTMLGVVIGVLAVVILVAIGTGAKDEIEKQISGLGTNIILVVPGRISLGAAPTQSKLNLADVAYVRRVVGDPSKVTVSLQSGETVRVGRTEAFVTVVGTDQNLVNIFERPVEKGRPLSETDVDTRRRVAVLGSEVADRMFGDLDPIGRQVTISGARFRVVGVYAEVGQTFGLSRDQEIHIPVTTAQRLFGLERINGMAVGASGPDEIDALSDKVTAALRSRYPGEQFSAVTQTALLGTIGSVLGMLTGVLAAIAGISLLVGGVGVSNIMLVSVRERTREIGLRKALGARQRDILAQFLIEAVLLTTIGGLIGILLGVGGSLAIAAFTEVPASITWWSIALAFGVSAAVGVFFGVAPARRAGRLDPVIALRAE, encoded by the coding sequence GTGAGAACGGGCGAGGCGCTGGCGATGGCGCTGGAGGCGCTGCGGGTCAACCGGCTGCGTAGCGTGCTGACCATGCTCGGCGTCGTCATCGGCGTGCTCGCCGTGGTGATCCTCGTGGCCATCGGCACCGGCGCCAAGGACGAGATCGAGAAGCAGATCTCGGGCCTCGGCACCAATATCATCCTGGTGGTCCCCGGGCGCATCAGCCTGGGCGCGGCGCCGACGCAGAGCAAGCTCAACCTGGCCGACGTGGCGTACGTGCGGCGCGTGGTCGGCGACCCGTCGAAGGTGACCGTCTCGCTGCAGTCGGGCGAGACCGTGCGCGTCGGCCGGACGGAGGCGTTCGTCACGGTGGTCGGCACCGACCAGAATCTCGTCAACATCTTCGAGCGGCCGGTCGAGAAGGGCCGCCCGCTGAGCGAGACCGACGTCGACACCCGCCGCAGGGTGGCCGTCCTCGGCTCGGAGGTGGCCGACCGCATGTTCGGCGACCTCGACCCGATCGGCCGGCAGGTGACGATCTCCGGGGCCAGGTTCCGGGTGGTGGGGGTGTACGCCGAGGTCGGGCAGACGTTCGGGCTCTCCCGCGACCAGGAGATCCACATCCCGGTGACCACGGCGCAGCGGTTGTTCGGGCTCGAGCGGATCAACGGGATGGCCGTCGGCGCCTCCGGGCCGGACGAGATCGACGCGCTGTCGGACAAGGTGACGGCCGCGCTGCGGTCCCGCTATCCGGGCGAGCAGTTTTCCGCGGTCACGCAGACCGCGTTGCTCGGCACGATCGGCAGCGTGCTCGGCATGCTCACCGGCGTGCTGGCTGCCATCGCGGGCATCTCGCTGCTGGTCGGCGGGGTCGGCGTGTCGAACATCATGCTCGTCAGCGTGCGCGAGCGCACCCGCGAGATCGGGCTGCGCAAGGCGCTGGGGGCCAGGCAGCGAGACATCCTGGCCCAGTTTCTCATCGAGGCGGTGCTGCTGACCACGATCGGCGGGCTCATCGGGATCCTGCTCGGGGTCGGCGGCTCGCTGGCCATCGCCGCGTTCACGGAGGTGCCGGCGTCGATCACGTGGTGGTCGATCGCACTGGCCTTCGGAGTGTCGGCGGCGGTCGGCGTGTTCTTCGGCGTGGCGCCGGCGCGGAGGGCGGGGAGGCTGGACCCCGTCATCGCCCTCCGCGCCGAGTAG
- a CDS encoding ABC transporter ATP-binding protein yields MTPAMEAVDLTRRYQLDGVAVEALRGVSLTIGPGEFAAILGPSGSGKSTLMHLLGCLDRPTSGTLRINGVEMSGLSDTALADLRNKTIGFVFQSFHLLGRTTALDNVALPLVYRGVGRSERRARAKAALESVGLGHRMGHRPSQMSGGEQQRVAIARALVGEPKVLLADEPTGNLDTANGAEVMGILDRLNSDRGVAVVLVTHEPEVAAHARRQIHVRDGLIEKDTA; encoded by the coding sequence ATGACGCCGGCCATGGAGGCGGTGGACCTCACCCGGCGTTACCAGCTCGACGGCGTGGCCGTGGAGGCGCTCCGCGGCGTCTCGCTGACGATCGGGCCGGGCGAATTCGCCGCGATCCTGGGCCCGTCGGGATCCGGCAAGTCCACGCTCATGCACCTGCTCGGCTGTCTGGACCGGCCCACCTCGGGGACGCTCAGGATCAACGGGGTGGAGATGTCGGGTTTGTCGGACACCGCCCTGGCGGACCTGCGGAACAAGACGATCGGCTTCGTCTTCCAGTCCTTCCACCTGCTGGGCCGGACCACCGCGCTGGACAACGTGGCCCTGCCGCTGGTCTATCGGGGCGTCGGCAGGTCCGAGCGGCGGGCCAGGGCCAAGGCGGCGCTGGAGTCCGTCGGGCTCGGGCACCGCATGGGGCATCGGCCGTCCCAGATGTCCGGTGGCGAGCAGCAACGGGTCGCCATCGCCAGGGCGCTGGTCGGGGAGCCCAAGGTGCTGCTGGCCGACGAGCCCACCGGCAACCTCGACACCGCCAACGGCGCGGAGGTGATGGGCATACTCGACCGGCTCAACAGCGACCGGGGGGTGGCCGTGGTGCTGGTCACGCACGAGCCGGAGGTCGCCGCCCACGCCCGGCGGCAGATCCACGTACGGGATGGGCTGATCGAGAAGGACACCGCGTGA
- a CDS encoding efflux RND transporter periplasmic adaptor subunit, with protein MGARASATLRSPAQGTIAKLYVREGDRVRKGDILAKIRSPQAQSQLEQARQASKMAAPAGVAMPSVRLPSLDTRAFDRKVAAHFATARKEAKKVEDARARKQLLQAIDLAQDQHKAQTKALATITVQLNRSINGILSGVTSGLSSSMASLQAASTSQAKAAVKAAESTVKSLTIKAPFGGVVTLGRVSGGGGGGGVESLLSQIPGGGGQQLPSMPSGGSSGGTPVATGVPVSAGDTIATVTDVSTLLLDADVDETDVLLVKKGVKAAVELDAVPGATYTAVVTGIGVTPKEGTTGGVSYPVRLTLGAGTFDDGSQAPTPKPGMSAVTRLTVRESPSAVSAPASAIVSSGRESVVWVIRNGVAERRVVKLGAQGDAVVEVLSGLTVGDRIVVKGADSVRQGQRLP; from the coding sequence GTGGGCGCGCGAGCCTCGGCCACGCTGCGCTCCCCGGCCCAGGGCACGATCGCCAAGCTGTACGTCCGCGAGGGCGACCGCGTCCGCAAGGGCGACATCCTGGCCAAGATCCGCTCGCCTCAGGCCCAGAGCCAGCTCGAACAGGCCCGCCAGGCCTCCAAGATGGCCGCCCCGGCAGGCGTCGCCATGCCGAGCGTGCGCCTGCCGTCGCTCGACACCAGGGCGTTCGACCGCAAGGTCGCCGCGCACTTCGCCACAGCCCGCAAGGAGGCGAAGAAGGTCGAGGACGCCAGGGCGCGCAAGCAACTGCTCCAGGCCATCGACCTGGCCCAGGACCAGCACAAGGCGCAGACCAAGGCCCTGGCCACGATCACCGTCCAGCTCAACCGCTCGATCAACGGCATCCTGTCCGGCGTGACCAGCGGCCTGTCGAGCTCCATGGCCTCACTCCAGGCGGCCTCGACGTCCCAGGCCAAGGCCGCGGTCAAGGCGGCGGAGAGCACGGTCAAGTCGCTCACGATCAAGGCGCCGTTCGGCGGGGTCGTCACGCTGGGCCGCGTGTCGGGCGGCGGTGGAGGGGGCGGCGTCGAGAGCCTGCTCAGCCAGATCCCTGGCGGAGGCGGGCAGCAACTGCCGTCCATGCCCTCGGGGGGCTCCTCGGGCGGGACGCCTGTGGCGACGGGGGTGCCCGTCTCGGCGGGCGACACGATCGCCACCGTCACCGACGTCTCCACGCTCCTGCTGGACGCCGATGTCGACGAGACCGACGTGTTGCTGGTCAAGAAGGGCGTGAAGGCCGCGGTCGAGCTGGACGCCGTCCCCGGGGCCACGTACACGGCCGTGGTCACCGGCATCGGGGTCACCCCCAAGGAGGGCACCACGGGCGGCGTCAGCTATCCGGTACGGCTCACGCTCGGCGCCGGCACGTTCGACGACGGCTCGCAGGCGCCCACCCCCAAACCGGGGATGAGCGCCGTCACCCGGCTGACCGTGCGCGAGTCGCCGTCCGCGGTCTCGGCCCCGGCCTCCGCCATCGTCTCCAGCGGGCGCGAGAGCGTGGTCTGGGTGATCAGGAACGGAGTCGCCGAGCGGCGCGTCGTCAAGCTCGGCGCGCAGGGCGACGCGGTGGTCGAGGTGCTGAGCGGGCTGACCGTGGGCGACCGGATCGTGGTCAAGGGGGCCGACTCCGTCCGGCAAGGGCAGCGTCTGCCATGA
- the proC gene encoding pyrroline-5-carboxylate reductase translates to MIAILGTGKMGEALLSGLLRAGFKPGDIMATSRRAERAQALRETYGVRTVSNSEAAKAADTLILAVKPQDMATLLAEIAPYVPADRLVISAAAGITTSFVEQRLGVDVPVVRVMSNTPIRFDEAMSVISAGAHAGEEHLKLTENLLKPVGKVLRIPESQQDAATALSGSGPAYFFYLVEAMVDAGILLGMPRAAALDMVTQSIVGAAVMLRDSGEHPVILREAVTSPGGTTIAAIAELERHSVRAAFLAAIEAARDRGRQLGSG, encoded by the coding sequence GTGATTGCGATTCTGGGCACGGGCAAGATGGGCGAGGCCCTGCTGTCTGGCCTGCTGCGCGCGGGCTTCAAGCCGGGCGACATCATGGCGACCTCCCGCCGGGCCGAGCGGGCGCAGGCGCTGCGCGAGACCTATGGCGTGCGCACCGTCTCCAACTCCGAGGCGGCCAAGGCGGCGGACACGCTGATCCTGGCGGTCAAGCCGCAGGACATGGCCACGCTCCTGGCCGAGATAGCCCCTTACGTCCCCGCGGACCGCCTGGTGATCAGCGCGGCGGCCGGCATCACGACGTCGTTCGTCGAGCAGCGGCTGGGCGTCGACGTGCCCGTGGTGCGGGTGATGTCCAACACGCCCATCAGGTTCGACGAGGCGATGAGCGTGATCTCGGCGGGCGCGCACGCGGGGGAGGAGCACCTCAAGCTGACGGAAAACCTGCTCAAGCCGGTCGGCAAGGTGCTGCGCATCCCGGAGTCCCAGCAGGACGCCGCCACGGCGCTGTCCGGCAGCGGCCCCGCCTACTTCTTCTACCTGGTGGAGGCCATGGTGGACGCGGGCATCCTGCTCGGCATGCCGAGGGCCGCCGCGCTCGACATGGTCACCCAGTCCATCGTCGGCGCGGCCGTGATGTTGCGCGACTCAGGCGAGCACCCGGTCATCCTGCGCGAGGCCGTCACCTCGCCGGGCGGCACGACGATCGCCGCGATCGCCGAGCTGGAGCGGCACAGCGTGCGTGCGGCGTTCCTGGCCGCCATCGAGGCCGCCCGCGACCGCGGCCGCCAGCTCGGCTCCGGCTGA
- a CDS encoding proline dehydrogenase family protein, whose protein sequence is MLRQALLAVSKSERAERVISTSPLTRDVVRRYVADDVGPVIDELTRSGLLVTVDHLGEEVTDPAQAGDTVREYLSLLNLLPAGADVSVKLTALGLRLSEQLALDHAATICRAAAARNVTVTLDAEEHDTIPGLHSVHTALRRDHPDVGVVVQAYLPEALERCEKLGGARVRLCKGAYTAPGAYTRPADIDRSFVRCLKILMAGTGYPMVATHDPRLVRIASTLAVLFGRDVTGFEYQMLYGVRPDEQARLAGLGAQMRVYVPYGSDWYAYLMRRLAERPRNLTFFLRSLLSRR, encoded by the coding sequence GTGCTCCGTCAGGCTCTGCTCGCCGTCTCCAAGAGCGAACGCGCCGAGCGCGTCATCTCCACCTCCCCGCTGACCAGGGACGTCGTCAGGCGCTATGTCGCCGACGACGTCGGCCCCGTGATCGACGAGCTGACCCGCAGTGGGCTGCTCGTCACGGTCGATCACCTCGGTGAGGAGGTGACGGATCCCGCGCAGGCCGGCGACACCGTGCGCGAATACCTGTCGCTGCTCAACCTGCTGCCCGCGGGCGCCGACGTGTCGGTCAAGCTCACCGCGCTCGGGCTGCGGCTGTCGGAGCAGCTCGCGCTCGACCACGCCGCCACCATCTGCCGGGCCGCCGCGGCCAGGAACGTCACGGTGACGCTCGACGCCGAGGAGCACGACACGATCCCGGGGCTGCACTCCGTGCACACCGCGCTGCGCAGGGACCATCCGGACGTGGGCGTGGTGGTGCAGGCCTACCTGCCGGAGGCGCTGGAACGCTGCGAGAAGCTGGGCGGCGCCCGGGTGCGCCTGTGCAAGGGCGCCTACACCGCTCCCGGCGCCTACACCCGCCCCGCCGACATCGACCGCTCGTTCGTCCGCTGCCTGAAGATCCTCATGGCCGGCACCGGCTACCCCATGGTCGCCACGCACGACCCCAGGCTGGTGCGCATCGCCTCCACGCTGGCCGTGCTCTTCGGGCGCGACGTGACGGGCTTCGAATACCAGATGTTGTACGGGGTCCGCCCCGACGAGCAGGCCCGTCTGGCCGGCCTCGGCGCCCAGATGCGCGTCTACGTCCCGTACGGCTCCGACTGGTACGCCTACCTCATGCGCCGCCTCGCCGAGCGCCCCCGCAACCTGACCTTCTTCCTCAGGTCGCTGCTCTCCCGCCGATAG